DNA from Streptomyces sp. NBC_01476:
CGGCGGCAGATGGCGGGTGATCATCGTGCCGGTGAACGCGCCCCGCGACGAGCCGTCCGGCGCCGTCACGCGCAACGGCACGGTGGTCTCCGCGCTGCCCGCCGGGGTGGTGGTCGCGGCCTCGCTCGACGACGTGTCGTCCACCACCGACCGGCTGAGCACCGGCTTCTGGCTGATCGGCGCGGTGGTGGCGGCGCTGCTCGGGGTGGCCGCCTGGTTCGCGATCCGGGCCGGACTGCGGCCGCTCCGGCAGATCGAGGCGACCGCGGCGGAGATCGCGGCCGGGCGCCCGCTGTCGCACCGGATGCCCGAGGCGTCACCGCGGACCGAGGCCGGCCGGCTCTCGGCGGCGCTGAACGGCATGCTCGCGCAGATCGAGTCCGCGTTCGCCGCACGGGCGGCCTCCGAGGAGCAGATGCGGCGCTTCGTCGCCGACGCCAGCCATGAGCTGCGCACCCCGCTGGCCGGAATCCGCGGCTTCGCCGAGCTCTACCGGATGGGCGCGCTCGCCGACGAGACCGATGTGCGGCGGACCATGGCCAGGATCGAGAGCGAGGCGGTACGGCTCGGCGGGCTGGTGGAGGACCTGCTCACCCTGGTCCGGATGGACGAACAGCGCCCGGTGCAGCTCGCCCCGATGGACCTGCGCACGCTGGCGGTCGACGCCCTGCACGACACCACGGCGCTCGACCCCACCCGCGCGGTGTCGCTGACCGGCCCGGGCGGAGCGGACGCCGCGCCGGGCCCGGCCCCGGTGCTCGGCGACGAGGCCAGGCTCCGGCAGGTCGTCACCAACCTCGTCGGCAACGCCGTCGCCCACACCCCGCCCGGCACCCCGGTGCGGATCGGCGTCGGCACACTGGCCGGCCACGGCATCCTGGAGGTCGCCGACGCGGGGCCCGGCCTCACCCCCGACCAGGCAGCCCGGGTCTTCGAGCGCTTCTACCGGGTGGACGCCTCCCGCAGCCGCGCGACCGGCGGCGGCGCGGGCCTCGGGCTCGCCATCGCCTCGGCCCTGATCACCGCCCACCGGGGCCAGGTGGAACTCGACACCACCCCGGGCAAGGGCGCGACCTTCCGGGTCCGCCTCCCCTCGGCCCACCCCTGACTCCCGCCGCACACCCGGCCGCTCCCCGGAAACCGCCGGCCACGACCCGGGCGGCGCCGGTCATCCGCAGGACGCGGCCGTGCCCGGGGCGGCCGGCGTCCTCACCTCGGCTTCTGCTCCAGTGCCACCACGACGCTCGCGTGGAAGCGGTCCACCGCCTCGTCCACGCTGCGGATGAAGCCGGACTCGGCATTGCCGCGGGTGCTGCCCATGCCCTTGAAGAGGGAGAGCCGGAAGCCGGTGATGGCGGCCGGCGGTTTGGGCAGCAGGTCGGCGGGCTCCGGGCGCAGGCGTTCCAGGGTGCCGCGCGGGCCGCGGGACGGGCCGTCCACCAGGGTCTCCACGTGCACGTCCGCCGGGGCGTCGGCGAGTTGCCGCACCAGGCGCTTGGCCCAGGTGAGCGGGTTGCCCTGCTCAGGAGCGGGGATCTCGATCGACGTACGCAGCCGGCCGGTGCGCAAGTCGGCGCCGAGCGCGAGCACCCCGGGGGTGTCCTGGATCTTCAGCTCGGCGTGCAGCAGGCCCTCCCGGCACAGCCGGTCGGCGAGCGCGGCCCGCCGCGAGTGCGGATCGGAGCCGCGCCGGGCCTTCTGCACCGGCAGTACCTTCTGGCCGAGTTCACCGCCGAGCCGCAGGCAGACCTGGCGGATGAGCCGCTCCCAGCTCTCCACCACCTCCACCGCCCGGGCGTCGCCCTCGCAGAGCGTCTCGGCGTCGATGCCGTTGCGGACCGGCACCCACGCGGGACCCATGTTCTGGAAGCCGTGGCACCCGGAGTTGTCGTGCTGCAGATAGAGCAGCAGTTCCTGGAGCAGCCAGGCGTGCGCCGCGTTGCCGACACCCTCGTGCCGGATCAGCATCTGCGCCTGGTGTGTGACCTCGGCCCAGGACAGGTGCCAGAGCGCGACCTTGTGCTTGCGCCGCCCGTCGATCCGCACCTCCACCAGCGGACTGCCCTCCAGGGCCACGTCGTTGGAGAGGGTGATCACCGCCTCGTATCCGCGGCGGGCGGCGATGTCGACGTACATCTGCACCTGGGCCGGCCGCAGCGGGTTGCCGTTGGTCTTCGTCTCGACCAGTGCCGTCCACAGCTTGCCCGCGCGCTCCACCCGGATCAGCCCGTCGGGGCGCCCCGGGGTGTCACCGTGCGGGAACGCCACCTCGGTGAAGGTCTCCATCCGCCCGGCCGGCGCCCCGAAAGCGGCGGTCAGCCGGCGCCCGAACTCGGGGACCTGGGTCATCACCGCGAGCAGGACCGAGGTGGCCCTGGTCTCGCGCTCGTGGTCGCTCTTCAGGGTGCTGACCGGGAAGAGCCTGGCGGTGTGCCAGGAGTCGTTCTCCGCCAGGGACTTGCGGGCGACGGCCGGGAGGGTGACCTTCTTGCGCGCGGTGCGGGGCCGCGCGGCCGGCGCCGGCTTCTCCGGTGCGGCGCGCGGCGCGGGAACGAGGACCTTCGCCGGAAGGGCCGCCGGCTCGGGCGCCGTTGGTGCCGGTGTCTCGTCGAGCGAACCGGCCTGCGTCTCCTCGTCGTCGTCCACGTCGATGCCGTAGTCGGTGGCGAGCCCCGCGAGACCGGACGCGTAACCCTGCCCGACCGCCCGGAACTTCCAGCCGCCGTCCCGGCGGTAGAGCTCGCCGAAGATGACCGCCCGCATCTCCTCGGCGTCCGTCACGGC
Protein-coding regions in this window:
- a CDS encoding sensor histidine kinase, with the translated sequence MTRPRLSAMSLRSRLVLLSLVLVLLGLAVSDTVVLGSVRGRLVQRVDQQLQRYGQPLAARLGTEGIPAPRYVGPGAGRGGARPWLPSQYVVAFAAADGSVSDQFRLPVAAGDPRPLWPSMDATALRDHLGKPFDVASDHGGGRWRVIIVPVNAPRDEPSGAVTRNGTVVSALPAGVVVAASLDDVSSTTDRLSTGFWLIGAVVAALLGVAAWFAIRAGLRPLRQIEATAAEIAAGRPLSHRMPEASPRTEAGRLSAALNGMLAQIESAFAARAASEEQMRRFVADASHELRTPLAGIRGFAELYRMGALADETDVRRTMARIESEAVRLGGLVEDLLTLVRMDEQRPVQLAPMDLRTLAVDALHDTTALDPTRAVSLTGPGGADAAPGPAPVLGDEARLRQVVTNLVGNAVAHTPPGTPVRIGVGTLAGHGILEVADAGPGLTPDQAARVFERFYRVDASRSRATGGGAGLGLAIASALITAHRGQVELDTTPGKGATFRVRLPSAHP
- a CDS encoding TerD family protein, producing the protein MHEMVKGTNVGLAALSEDAGAVIAGIGWSSASGDGDADVSVLLLDADGKVRSENDFYFYNHPAADDGSVQLLGKTPTANGSEDRISLDLTATPDGVERIVLAASRYGGACFGDLDDLRLTLADRSGEALLGFAVTDAEEMRAVIFGELYRRDGGWKFRAVGQGYASGLAGLATDYGIDVDDDEETQAGSLDETPAPTAPEPAALPAKVLVPAPRAAPEKPAPAARPRTARKKVTLPAVARKSLAENDSWHTARLFPVSTLKSDHERETRATSVLLAVMTQVPEFGRRLTAAFGAPAGRMETFTEVAFPHGDTPGRPDGLIRVERAGKLWTALVETKTNGNPLRPAQVQMYVDIAARRGYEAVITLSNDVALEGSPLVEVRIDGRRKHKVALWHLSWAEVTHQAQMLIRHEGVGNAAHAWLLQELLLYLQHDNSGCHGFQNMGPAWVPVRNGIDAETLCEGDARAVEVVESWERLIRQVCLRLGGELGQKVLPVQKARRGSDPHSRRAALADRLCREGLLHAELKIQDTPGVLALGADLRTGRLRTSIEIPAPEQGNPLTWAKRLVRQLADAPADVHVETLVDGPSRGPRGTLERLRPEPADLLPKPPAAITGFRLSLFKGMGSTRGNAESGFIRSVDEAVDRFHASVVVALEQKPR